A stretch of Corallococcus macrosporus DNA encodes these proteins:
- a CDS encoding URC4/urg3 family protein, which translates to MLDAIRVQEVSPTVAWLRSPAAIRERCHQVLDLGLAGRLEYFRVEPSRLPTVVDRVLAVTHEAYPRLDIPVHSRWRHFDAGGVPRLAQLEARLASLPPEERARAKVDLGVVSVLLDAGSGPTWRYQEPGGASYVRSEGLAVASLRMFMAGGFSSDPDRPLRADAEALSRMTREQLERGFQVSEANPLLGVEGRLHLLQGLSRVLPRPGSMFDMLAAHRRSVRATEVLGTVLDVLGPIWPGRTTVDGVNLGDVWPHPALGPPGSADALVPFHKLSQWLAYSLVEPLAEAGVTVTELDALTGLPEYRNGGLFVDLGVLVPQDPRLTMEVYAPGDAPIVEWRALTVALLDRVAALVRGRLELTPEELPLAKVLQGGTWTAGRRVAAELRPGGVPPIRIRSDGTVF; encoded by the coding sequence ATGCTTGACGCGATCCGGGTGCAGGAGGTGTCCCCCACGGTGGCCTGGCTGCGCAGCCCGGCGGCCATCCGCGAGCGCTGTCACCAGGTGCTGGACCTGGGGCTCGCCGGACGGCTGGAGTACTTCCGGGTGGAGCCCTCGCGGCTGCCCACGGTGGTGGACCGGGTGCTGGCGGTGACGCACGAGGCGTACCCCCGGCTGGACATCCCGGTGCACAGCCGCTGGCGGCACTTCGACGCGGGAGGGGTGCCCCGGCTCGCGCAGCTGGAGGCGCGGCTGGCCTCGCTGCCGCCCGAGGAGCGCGCGCGCGCCAAGGTGGACCTGGGCGTGGTGAGCGTGCTGCTGGACGCGGGCAGCGGCCCCACGTGGCGCTACCAGGAGCCCGGGGGCGCCTCGTACGTGCGCTCGGAGGGACTGGCCGTCGCGTCGCTGCGCATGTTCATGGCGGGCGGCTTCTCGTCGGACCCGGACCGGCCGCTGCGCGCGGACGCGGAGGCGCTGAGCCGGATGACGCGCGAGCAACTGGAGCGCGGCTTCCAGGTGTCGGAGGCCAATCCGCTGCTGGGCGTGGAGGGCCGGCTGCACCTCTTGCAGGGCCTGTCGCGCGTGCTGCCCCGGCCGGGCTCCATGTTCGACATGCTGGCCGCGCACCGCCGCAGCGTGCGGGCCACGGAGGTGCTGGGCACGGTGCTGGACGTGCTGGGCCCCATCTGGCCAGGGCGCACCACGGTGGACGGCGTCAACCTGGGGGACGTGTGGCCGCATCCGGCCCTGGGCCCGCCGGGCAGCGCGGACGCGCTGGTGCCCTTCCACAAGTTGTCCCAGTGGCTGGCGTACTCGCTGGTGGAGCCATTGGCGGAAGCGGGCGTGACGGTGACGGAGCTGGACGCGCTCACCGGCCTGCCGGAGTACCGCAACGGCGGCCTCTTCGTGGACCTGGGCGTGCTGGTGCCGCAGGACCCCCGCCTGACGATGGAGGTGTATGCCCCGGGCGACGCGCCCATCGTGGAGTGGCGCGCGCTGACGGTGGCGCTGCTGGACCGCGTGGCCGCGCTGGTGCGCGGGCGTCTGGAATTGACCCCGGAGGAGCTGCCGCTGGCGAAGGTGCTCCAGGGCGGGACGTGGACGGCGGGGCGCCGGGTGGCGGCGGAGCTGCGCCCCGGTGGCGTGCCGCCCATCCGCATCCGCAGTGACGGCACGGTGTTCTGA
- a CDS encoding GTP cyclohydrolase II — MADKKPVNHIRLTSHPDGQTPGVPLRWGEGEPLRRGPVVATLSDAANRNVIGTHSGAYSIYRALAVSAGKLPQDHKADLTNTSPAAQVGPYPSWSDPKRIVSLDPWGAVASQVFRAYAEQGVDYRPTIAVTRAHINMPEVREAIAAGRLKADGDLVAANGDVKVVKAAVEPVWYLPGIAERFGLTEGALRRGLFEHTGGMYPELITRPDLHVFLPPIGGLTLYVFGNIASLADRDVPLAARVHDECNGSDVFGSDICTCRPYLVHGIEEGVRTAQQGGVGLIVYHRKEGRALGEVTKFLVYNARKRQEGGDSAATYFHRTECVAGVQDMRFQELMPDVLHWLGITRIHRFISMSDMKHDAIVRSGIEILERVPIPDGLIPADAKVEMEAKKAAGYFTRGPVADAGALAQVKGRDLDA, encoded by the coding sequence ATGGCTGACAAGAAGCCGGTCAATCACATTCGCCTCACCTCCCATCCCGATGGCCAGACGCCCGGAGTCCCCCTGCGCTGGGGCGAAGGGGAGCCGCTGCGCCGGGGCCCGGTGGTGGCCACGCTCTCCGACGCCGCGAACCGCAACGTCATCGGCACGCACTCGGGCGCGTACTCCATCTACCGCGCGCTGGCGGTGTCCGCGGGCAAGCTGCCGCAGGACCACAAGGCGGACCTGACCAACACCTCGCCCGCGGCGCAGGTGGGCCCGTACCCGTCGTGGAGCGACCCCAAGCGCATCGTGTCGTTGGACCCATGGGGCGCGGTGGCGTCGCAGGTGTTCCGCGCCTACGCCGAGCAGGGCGTGGACTACCGGCCCACCATCGCCGTCACCCGCGCCCACATCAACATGCCGGAGGTGCGCGAGGCCATCGCCGCCGGGCGCCTCAAGGCGGACGGCGACCTGGTGGCGGCCAACGGGGACGTGAAGGTCGTGAAGGCCGCGGTGGAGCCCGTCTGGTACCTGCCCGGCATCGCCGAGCGCTTCGGCCTCACGGAGGGCGCGCTGCGCCGCGGCCTCTTCGAGCACACCGGCGGCATGTACCCGGAGCTCATCACCCGCCCGGACCTGCACGTCTTCCTGCCGCCCATCGGCGGGCTGACGCTGTATGTGTTTGGCAACATCGCCTCGCTGGCGGACCGGGACGTGCCGCTGGCGGCGCGGGTGCATGACGAGTGCAACGGCTCGGACGTCTTCGGCAGCGACATCTGCACCTGCCGGCCCTACCTCGTCCACGGCATCGAGGAGGGCGTGCGCACGGCGCAGCAGGGCGGCGTGGGGCTCATCGTCTACCACCGCAAGGAGGGCCGCGCGCTGGGCGAGGTGACCAAGTTCCTCGTCTACAACGCGCGCAAGCGCCAGGAGGGCGGCGACTCCGCGGCCACGTACTTCCACCGCACGGAGTGCGTGGCGGGCGTGCAGGACATGCGCTTCCAGGAGCTGATGCCGGACGTGCTGCACTGGCTGGGCATCACGCGCATCCACCGCTTCATCTCCATGAGCGACATGAAGCACGACGCCATCGTGCGCTCGGGTATCGAGATTCTCGAACGGGTGCCCATCCCGGACGGGCTGATTCCCGCGGACGCGAAGGTGGAGATGGAGGCGAAGAAGGCGGCGGGCTACTTCACGCGCGGCCCGGTGGCGGACGCGGGAGCGCTGGCGCAGGTGAAGGGGAGGGACCTCGATGCTTGA
- the mmsA gene encoding CoA-acylating methylmalonate-semialdehyde dehydrogenase, whose amino-acid sequence MSFVRFPESVVSCRNLVGGEWVSPAGASAQEVRSPYTGALIGRVPLTAASGVAQAVEAAKAAAQGWRVTPLRERTQFLQRFRTLLESQLERLAHLAASESGKTVAEGRAGLLKGLEVCDFALSLQNLDSGAHLEVSRGVTCEYRREPLGVVAGITPFNFPAMVPLWLFPIAVTVGNAFILKPSEKVPLTATALGELMVEAGYPPGVFSVVHGAKPAVDALLEHPDVKALAFVGSSPVARHVYVEGSRHGKRVLALGGAKNHLIVVPDADPDLTPQAVVDSFTGCAGQRCMAASVMLAVGDVQPLVDEIVRRASRLEVGPGMGALIDRGAVDRLETAIAKAQADGARVLLDGRGKRPSGEAYANGHWLGPTVLDGVRPEMEAARRELFGPVLSIVRVPTLSAALAVENASPYGNAASIFTTNGAVAQTVVEGARAGMVGVNVGVPVPREPFSFGGTGESKFGHGDVTGPSSLDFWSQLKKVTRKWSARTDGSWMS is encoded by the coding sequence GTGTCCTTTGTTCGGTTTCCCGAGAGCGTTGTCTCTTGTCGCAACCTCGTGGGCGGAGAGTGGGTCTCTCCGGCTGGAGCGTCCGCGCAGGAGGTCCGCAGTCCCTACACAGGAGCGCTCATCGGCCGCGTGCCGCTGACGGCCGCCTCCGGTGTCGCCCAGGCGGTGGAAGCCGCCAAGGCCGCCGCGCAGGGCTGGCGAGTCACCCCGCTGCGAGAGCGCACCCAATTCCTGCAACGCTTCCGCACGCTGCTGGAGTCACAGCTGGAAAGGCTCGCGCACCTGGCCGCCAGTGAATCCGGCAAGACGGTGGCGGAGGGCCGTGCGGGATTGCTCAAGGGGCTGGAGGTCTGTGATTTCGCCCTGTCGCTCCAGAACCTCGACAGCGGCGCGCACCTGGAGGTGAGCCGCGGTGTCACCTGTGAATACCGCCGCGAGCCCCTGGGCGTCGTCGCCGGCATCACCCCGTTCAACTTCCCCGCGATGGTGCCCCTGTGGCTCTTCCCCATCGCCGTCACGGTGGGCAACGCCTTCATCCTCAAGCCGTCGGAGAAGGTGCCGCTCACCGCGACCGCGCTGGGAGAGCTGATGGTGGAGGCGGGCTATCCGCCCGGCGTCTTCTCCGTCGTGCACGGCGCGAAGCCCGCGGTGGACGCGCTGCTGGAGCACCCGGACGTGAAGGCCCTGGCCTTCGTCGGTTCGTCTCCCGTCGCGCGGCACGTCTACGTGGAGGGCAGCCGCCACGGCAAGCGCGTGCTGGCGCTGGGCGGCGCGAAGAACCACCTCATCGTCGTGCCGGACGCGGATCCGGACCTCACGCCGCAGGCGGTGGTGGACTCGTTCACCGGCTGCGCGGGCCAGCGCTGCATGGCGGCCAGCGTGATGCTCGCGGTGGGGGACGTACAGCCGCTGGTGGATGAAATCGTCCGGCGTGCCTCGCGGCTGGAGGTCGGTCCGGGCATGGGCGCGCTCATCGACCGGGGCGCGGTGGACCGGCTGGAGACGGCCATCGCCAAGGCCCAGGCGGACGGCGCGCGCGTGCTGTTGGACGGGCGCGGCAAGCGGCCCTCGGGCGAGGCGTACGCGAACGGCCACTGGCTGGGGCCCACGGTGCTGGACGGCGTGCGGCCGGAGATGGAGGCCGCGCGGCGGGAGCTGTTCGGCCCGGTCCTGTCCATCGTGCGGGTGCCCACGCTGTCGGCGGCGCTCGCGGTGGAGAACGCGTCGCCCTATGGCAACGCGGCGTCCATCTTCACCACCAACGGCGCGGTGGCGCAGACGGTGGTGGAGGGCGCCAGGGCCGGCATGGTGGGCGTGAACGTCGGCGTGCCGGTACCTCGCGAACCGTTCTCCTTCGGCGGCACGGGCGAGTCGAAGTTCGGCCACGGGGACGTCACCGGACCGTCGAGCCTCGACTTCTGGAGCCAGCTCAAGAAGGTGACGCGCAAGTGGTCCGCTCGCACCGACGGCTCGTGGATGAGCTGA
- a CDS encoding PilZ domain-containing protein, whose protein sequence is MGAPFARAQLRPLSEAPVLEWAIRWDLTNPERIRCILATAAALGSPALLRRGDTASPLRLETLEPDSGSLHWSGLTVDPGADAWEVEVFGHGCVYRMLLSGEAVEPGTWVTPLPRQVLQLRRRAHRRAPAPLDLRVRLPLPGWLGRERGAVDVSASGLSLRLGTGERLAPGRVLQPIELRTEGGEAVSLRGEVRHVTGRADGELQCGFQVTPLTAEDAERWRALVDRVLHPTTRTDGTRVEEQWRLFSDSGYFNLAGRSAEDFEARRRSFVELGRQAGSMGSVLTEVVWPSERGVEATLSAMKPYRSVWMVHQLARRQDATRFERLRGQMLRDVYVRCVEHAQRDPGFRWLAAYIESTVPFTYRAHVGFADRMAATGRTLLLPMRMIDVECGHAPASPVTGLELGPATDAERRLLVERIALTRPACYAEALDLRLETLDLRDATRSWQAVGLERERHLLVAREGEKPVAVAVLEAGPPGTNPFGLLDSVRLFALSPRARQAYPALMDGARHWFAHRGRDGFTFLAEEAGDVEAAGLHDPAPDMKPFLWLIPADLASEFLEHIHEQTAPRPHSHPQKELS, encoded by the coding sequence GTGGGAGCGCCATTCGCTCGCGCACAGCTGCGTCCGTTGTCCGAGGCACCGGTCCTGGAATGGGCGATCCGGTGGGACCTCACAAATCCCGAGCGCATCCGCTGCATCCTCGCCACCGCCGCCGCGCTGGGTTCGCCCGCGCTGCTGCGGCGGGGAGACACGGCGTCGCCGCTGCGGCTGGAGACGCTGGAGCCCGACAGCGGAAGCCTGCACTGGTCCGGGCTGACGGTGGATCCCGGCGCGGATGCGTGGGAGGTGGAGGTGTTCGGTCACGGCTGCGTCTACCGGATGCTCCTGTCCGGCGAGGCGGTGGAGCCGGGGACCTGGGTGACGCCGCTGCCGCGTCAGGTGCTTCAGCTGCGCCGCCGGGCCCACCGGCGTGCTCCCGCGCCGCTGGACCTGCGCGTGCGTTTGCCGCTGCCGGGCTGGCTGGGCCGGGAGCGCGGGGCCGTGGACGTGTCCGCGAGCGGGCTGTCGCTGCGGCTGGGCACGGGAGAGCGCCTCGCACCGGGCCGGGTGCTCCAGCCCATCGAGCTGCGCACGGAGGGAGGCGAGGCCGTGTCGCTGCGCGGGGAGGTGCGCCATGTGACGGGCCGCGCCGACGGTGAGCTCCAGTGCGGGTTCCAGGTGACGCCCCTGACCGCCGAGGACGCGGAGCGCTGGCGGGCGCTGGTGGACCGGGTGCTCCATCCGACGACGCGCACCGATGGGACCCGGGTGGAGGAGCAGTGGCGGCTGTTCAGCGACTCCGGCTACTTCAACCTCGCGGGCCGGTCCGCGGAGGACTTCGAGGCGCGACGGCGGAGCTTCGTGGAGCTGGGCCGACAGGCCGGCTCCATGGGCTCGGTCCTCACCGAGGTGGTGTGGCCTTCCGAGCGCGGCGTGGAGGCGACGCTCTCCGCGATGAAGCCGTACCGCTCCGTGTGGATGGTGCACCAACTGGCGCGGCGCCAGGACGCCACGCGGTTCGAGCGGCTCCGGGGCCAGATGCTGCGCGACGTGTACGTGCGCTGCGTGGAGCACGCGCAGCGGGACCCCGGGTTCCGCTGGCTCGCGGCGTACATCGAGTCGACCGTGCCCTTCACGTACCGCGCGCACGTCGGCTTCGCCGACCGCATGGCGGCGACGGGACGGACGCTGCTGCTGCCCATGCGAATGATTGACGTCGAGTGCGGCCATGCCCCGGCCTCGCCCGTCACCGGACTGGAGCTGGGGCCCGCGACGGACGCGGAGCGGCGGCTGCTGGTGGAGCGGATCGCCCTCACCCGCCCCGCCTGCTACGCCGAGGCGCTGGACCTGCGCCTGGAGACGCTGGACCTGCGGGACGCGACGCGGTCCTGGCAGGCCGTGGGCCTGGAGCGCGAGCGGCACCTGCTGGTCGCTCGCGAGGGCGAGAAGCCGGTGGCGGTGGCCGTGCTGGAGGCGGGACCTCCCGGCACCAATCCCTTCGGGCTGCTGGACTCCGTGCGGCTGTTCGCGCTGTCACCCCGGGCACGGCAGGCCTACCCGGCGCTGATGGACGGCGCGCGCCACTGGTTCGCGCACCGGGGCCGCGACGGCTTCACCTTCCTGGCCGAAGAGGCCGGCGACGTGGAGGCCGCGGGCCTGCACGACCCCGCTCCCGACATGAAGCCCTTCCTGTGGCTCATCCCCGCGGACCTGGCTTCCGAATTCCTCGAGCACATCCACGAGCAGACGGCACCCCGTCCGCACTCACACCCCCAGAAGGAACTGTCATGA
- a CDS encoding AAA family ATPase → MKIPIPEQSLVLLIGPSGSGKSTLANAHFLPEDVLPGMGDETKLHDEVSRRLKQGTLTVIDGVPLSSESRRHYVTLAREHHVALVAVALDTPEALCLERNRARTGSHPSPRALRNQVQQLQNALKGLTKEGIRHVHVLTPDTADAVAFEHRPLPSHRQDEHGPFDIIGDIHGCFDELNALLTSLGYSVAPRADGAPGFDVSVPGGRKVVFLGDLVDRGPGVTDVLRLVMGMVEAGTALCVPGNHEIKLLKKLRGKDVRVGRGLAMTLEQLEREPPGFSLAVADFIEARSPHYVLDDGHLVVAHAGLKEPMHGRDTPEVRDFALYGETTGEADAFGLPIRADWAQQYQGPATVVYGHTSVPEAEWVNNTVCLDTGCVFGGKLTALRYPERELVSVPAQRAYWQSRGHAAP, encoded by the coding sequence ATGAAGATTCCCATTCCCGAGCAGTCGCTCGTGCTGCTCATCGGTCCGTCTGGCTCCGGCAAGTCCACCCTCGCGAACGCGCACTTCCTCCCAGAGGACGTGCTGCCCGGCATGGGCGACGAAACGAAGCTGCACGACGAGGTGTCACGAAGGCTCAAGCAGGGCACGCTCACCGTCATCGACGGCGTGCCCCTGAGCTCCGAGTCCCGCCGTCACTACGTGACCCTGGCGCGTGAGCACCACGTCGCCCTGGTCGCGGTGGCGCTGGACACGCCGGAAGCGCTCTGTCTGGAGCGCAACCGCGCGCGCACCGGGTCTCACCCCAGCCCCCGAGCCCTGCGCAATCAGGTGCAGCAGCTCCAGAACGCGCTGAAGGGGCTGACGAAGGAAGGCATCCGGCACGTGCACGTGCTCACGCCGGACACGGCGGACGCGGTGGCGTTCGAGCACCGCCCGCTCCCCAGCCACCGCCAGGACGAGCACGGGCCCTTCGACATCATCGGAGACATCCACGGGTGCTTCGACGAGCTGAATGCCCTGCTCACGTCCCTGGGCTACTCGGTCGCGCCGCGCGCGGACGGAGCGCCCGGCTTCGACGTGAGCGTGCCCGGCGGACGCAAGGTCGTCTTCCTGGGCGACCTGGTGGACCGCGGGCCCGGCGTGACGGACGTGCTGCGGCTGGTGATGGGGATGGTGGAGGCGGGCACGGCGCTGTGCGTGCCGGGCAATCATGAAATCAAGTTGCTCAAGAAGCTGCGTGGCAAGGACGTGCGCGTAGGGCGCGGCCTCGCGATGACGCTGGAGCAACTGGAGCGTGAGCCGCCCGGGTTCTCCCTGGCGGTCGCCGACTTCATCGAGGCCCGCTCCCCGCACTACGTCCTGGACGACGGCCACCTGGTGGTGGCCCACGCGGGCCTGAAGGAGCCCATGCACGGCCGGGACACCCCCGAGGTGCGCGACTTCGCCCTTTACGGAGAGACCACCGGCGAAGCGGACGCCTTCGGTCTGCCCATCCGAGCCGACTGGGCGCAGCAGTACCAGGGCCCCGCGACGGTCGTGTACGGCCACACCTCCGTGCCGGAGGCCGAGTGGGTCAACAACACCGTCTGTCTGGACACGGGCTGCGTGTTCGGAGGGAAGCTGACCGCGCTGCGCTATCCGGAGCGGGAGCTCGTCTCCGTACCGGCGCAGCGCGCGTATTGGCAGTCACGGGGCCACGCGGCCCCGTGA
- a CDS encoding GNAT family N-acetyltransferase → MSTDVANRVILREARPEDDKVVGELLVEAYTTQYAKLMPEVVYSEERKAFLRDVASRRKVCTILVAELDGEIAGTVALYPPGAPGTEAWLPNTADLRALATSVRFQGQGLAQPLLAETEALAKRWGVDAISLHVRRGAKGVARLYERRGYQRKPEGDIDRLPDVYLEAYLLPMK, encoded by the coding sequence ATGAGCACGGACGTGGCGAATCGGGTCATCCTCCGCGAGGCGCGACCCGAGGACGACAAGGTGGTTGGGGAACTGCTGGTGGAGGCCTACACCACGCAGTACGCGAAGCTGATGCCGGAGGTCGTCTACTCCGAGGAGCGCAAGGCGTTCCTGCGCGACGTCGCCTCCCGGCGCAAGGTGTGCACCATCCTCGTGGCGGAACTCGACGGCGAGATCGCCGGCACGGTGGCCCTGTACCCGCCCGGTGCACCCGGCACCGAGGCCTGGCTGCCCAACACGGCGGACCTGCGCGCCCTGGCCACCTCGGTCCGCTTCCAGGGGCAGGGCCTGGCACAGCCGCTGCTCGCGGAGACGGAGGCCCTCGCGAAGCGCTGGGGCGTGGACGCCATCTCCCTCCACGTGCGCCGGGGCGCCAAGGGCGTCGCGCGCCTGTACGAGCGTCGCGGCTACCAGCGCAAGCCGGAGGGCGACATCGACCGTCTTCCGGACGTGTACCTGGAAGCGTACCTGCTGCCCATGAAGTGA
- a CDS encoding DUF4091 domain-containing protein: protein MPSIRPFRAALLSLTVALPVFAAGPAVWGEGMMVKVRPGTAARSATEVRLTAARNEFVSFQVALQGGDTGLTGVRAKLPALEGPGSTAVSGPDVTLYREALVTTKQASVAGEPVGAWPDGLVPDTDEVAGETRSAFPFDVPAREARALWVDVHVPHDAPPGDYVGTVTVEADGGFQRQVTARLTVVDAALPSTSSLPSAFLLWPPHVCRAHTGREDCTPEELQPLLARYQRMALEHRFTLSSLFPRKPWPPAWSDFDATWGPYLDGTAPSRLRGARMTSLEYVGPLDAANLKDFTAHMQERGWLDRAYVQLGDEPPYGTSFEQVHATGELMRQAAPGLRTMLTTNSRELKANRLEEQVDVAVPLVNHLDGTEANFRGDQRGTYTGFLERPGTELWMYQSCMSHGCAYGTNAPENKPGAGWPSYMLDRSAAKARAMEWVTFLQGATGELYYQSVGMLSTAWRDQYRFNGNGDGTLFYPGTPEAIGGKTDVPVASLRLKLIRQGMQDYEWLKAVSDAGDPAFARKVARDLIPAASRVTDDGAAFDAARLKLIQRYEELTATGAPDAGTPPDAGTKPPMDGGTTAPAPDEAAGGPSRGTPGTPADVTPDTVADAQAGGCSTGGGGTAAIAGGLLFVAWALGSMRRQRARVTVPARRKQARR from the coding sequence GAGGGGATGATGGTGAAGGTGCGGCCGGGGACCGCCGCCCGCAGCGCCACCGAGGTGCGGCTCACCGCCGCACGCAACGAGTTCGTCTCCTTCCAGGTCGCGCTGCAAGGCGGTGACACGGGACTGACGGGCGTCCGCGCGAAGCTGCCCGCGCTGGAGGGCCCCGGCTCCACGGCGGTGAGCGGGCCGGATGTGACGCTGTACCGCGAGGCGCTCGTCACCACGAAGCAGGCGTCGGTGGCGGGAGAGCCGGTGGGAGCGTGGCCGGACGGGCTGGTGCCGGACACGGACGAGGTCGCCGGTGAGACGCGCAGCGCCTTCCCCTTCGACGTGCCCGCGAGAGAGGCCCGGGCCCTCTGGGTGGACGTGCACGTGCCCCACGACGCGCCGCCCGGCGACTACGTGGGCACGGTGACGGTGGAAGCAGACGGAGGCTTCCAGCGGCAGGTGACGGCGCGTCTGACGGTGGTGGACGCGGCCCTGCCGAGCACGTCCTCGCTGCCCTCGGCGTTCCTGCTCTGGCCGCCGCACGTCTGCCGGGCGCACACGGGGCGCGAGGACTGCACGCCGGAGGAACTTCAGCCGCTGCTCGCGCGCTACCAGCGGATGGCGCTGGAGCACCGCTTCACGCTCTCCAGCCTCTTCCCGCGCAAGCCCTGGCCGCCCGCGTGGAGCGACTTCGACGCGACGTGGGGGCCGTACCTGGACGGGACCGCGCCTTCGAGGCTGCGGGGCGCGAGGATGACGAGCCTGGAGTACGTGGGCCCGCTCGACGCCGCGAACCTGAAGGACTTCACGGCGCACATGCAGGAGCGGGGCTGGCTGGACCGGGCCTACGTGCAGCTCGGGGACGAGCCGCCCTACGGCACCAGCTTCGAGCAGGTGCACGCGACGGGGGAGCTGATGCGCCAGGCGGCCCCCGGGCTGCGCACGATGCTGACGACGAACTCGCGCGAGCTGAAGGCCAACCGCCTGGAGGAGCAGGTGGACGTGGCGGTGCCGCTGGTGAACCACCTGGACGGCACGGAAGCGAACTTCCGGGGGGATCAGCGAGGAACGTACACGGGCTTCCTGGAGCGTCCGGGAACCGAGTTGTGGATGTATCAGAGCTGCATGAGCCACGGCTGTGCGTATGGGACCAACGCGCCGGAGAACAAGCCGGGCGCGGGCTGGCCGTCGTACATGCTGGACCGGTCGGCGGCGAAGGCGCGAGCGATGGAGTGGGTGACGTTCCTGCAGGGCGCGACGGGCGAGCTGTACTACCAGTCGGTGGGCATGCTCTCCACGGCGTGGAGGGACCAGTACCGCTTCAACGGCAATGGGGATGGGACGCTCTTCTACCCGGGCACGCCGGAGGCCATTGGAGGGAAGACGGACGTGCCGGTGGCCTCGCTGCGGCTCAAGCTCATCCGCCAGGGCATGCAGGACTACGAGTGGCTCAAGGCGGTGAGCGACGCGGGAGACCCGGCCTTCGCGCGGAAGGTGGCCCGGGACCTGATTCCGGCCGCGTCGCGGGTGACGGACGACGGAGCCGCGTTCGACGCGGCAAGGCTGAAGCTCATCCAGCGTTACGAGGAACTGACCGCCACCGGGGCGCCCGACGCGGGCACGCCGCCGGACGCGGGAACGAAGCCGCCAATGGACGGAGGCACCACCGCACCCGCGCCGGATGAGGCCGCGGGAGGACCGTCGCGGGGAACGCCCGGAACCCCCGCCGACGTGACGCCGGACACGGTCGCCGACGCCCAGGCGGGAGGCTGCAGCACGGGGGGAGGAGGCACGGCGGCAATCGCGGGAGGCCTGCTGTTCGTGGCCTGGGCGCTCGGAAGCATGCGCCGTCAGCGAGCCCGAGTGACCGTCCCCGCGCGCCGGAAGCAGGCGCGGAGGTAG